The DNA window CCTTTCATGAATTTCATCCCTATCAACCTTTTTCATCTTTAAGCCAAAGGCAATATTCTTATAAACATTCAAGTTGGGAAAGAGGCTGTACTGCTGAAAGATCATGCCCACATTTCTTTCCCTGGGGTCCACATGGGTAATTTCCTTTCCGTCCAGAAAGATTTTTCCACTGCTTACCTGTTCAAGACCAGCAATACATCTTAATAAGGTACTCTTCCCACAACCAGAAGGTCCTAATAAGGTTACAAATTCCCCTTCTTCAATTGATAGGTTGATTTTTTTCAGAACCTGATTTTCTCCATAATATTTTTCTATATCTTGTAGAATTATATATGCCATAAGAATCCCTCTAATCTATGTTTTAAGAATCTTTACCTTAATCCATGTTTAAAGCTTTTTTTGCATTGTTTACAAAGGTCATATCAATTATGTTATCATAACCTACTGGCTCACTTATTATGCCTTGTTCTAAGCAGAACCTTTCTATTGCTTCGAATCCTTCTCTACTGTAATTGCCATCTGTTGACAGTGAATCTCTCAATATGCTTATAATTTCTACCATATCCTTCCCTTCAAACATTGGGGCTACTACTTCAGCAATTTCTTCATCTGTATGTTCATTTTGCCATTTAATAGCTCTCATAACAGCATTTACGAATTTTTGTACTGTTTCAGGATTTTCTTCAGCAAATTTTTTAGTTACAACAACCATCTGAGATTCATAAAATTCAGTACCATAAATAGCTTTATGTGTTTCTGAATCCATAGTATTGATTAGAATATTAGCATTAATATCCTTCAATTTATTTATATAAATACCATCAAAATAAGCACCAGCAACAGTTCCTTGTTCTAGAGCAGCTAATGCAGCTCCATATTCCATATTAATCCACTCTACATCGTTTACAGTTAAGCCTGCTTCTTCTAAGGCAGCAGCAACAAAGGAATATGGTGCAGAACCAGGCATACCTCCAAATATTGCTTTACCTTTCAATTCTTCAATGCTGGTAATTTCAGAGTTAGTTGCAAACATATATTGCTTGCTCCTAACGGTTGGAAGTATAATTGTAGACTCCAGTCCTTCATCATAAGCTCTTAATACTGGTTCGGTTGAAAGCATACAGAACTGAGAATCACCTGCATGCATCCCTTGGAATGCAATAGGCCCATCTTTATATACTACAAATTCTGGATCTAATCCTTCATCTTCAAAGTATCCAAGCATTTCAGCTACATAAACTGGAAGCCAAGACTCTCCACGCATTTCGGAGATTACGATTTTTTCAAGTTCCTTCTCTTCTTCCACATTTCCTTCATTTTGACTTTGTCCTGCAGTATCATTTTGATTGTTTTGTGTAGTACATCCTACTATCAAGGTTGCTATTAAGCCAAACAGCAAAATTAACTTTAGACATTTTCTCATACATAACTCCCCTCTCTTTTATAGATTTTCTATTGTACTGTTTTACCATGTTTCATTGATAAATTTGTAGGTGCCCTCCAACGGAGTAGATAGTTCTCAATCTTATCTAGTGAAAAGTTTAAAAATATACCCACTAATAGCAGTATCAAAATACAGGACATAACCCGGGCTATATTAAAAAATGAACTTGCATAGGCTATCATCCACCCGAAACCTGCAGAAGCTCCAATATATTCACCAATAATTGCTCCTACCAAGCTAGAGCCTACTCCTACACGAATGCCTGACAGTATAAACGGCAAGCTGGATGGTAAAACCACATGAATAAGGGTTTGCACTTTGCCAGCTCCAAGTAAAATAGCTGATTCAATAAGCTTAGGTTC is part of the Tepidimicrobium xylanilyticum genome and encodes:
- a CDS encoding ABC transporter substrate-binding protein; protein product: MRKCLKLILLFGLIATLIVGCTTQNNQNDTAGQSQNEGNVEEEKELEKIVISEMRGESWLPVYVAEMLGYFEDEGLDPEFVVYKDGPIAFQGMHAGDSQFCMLSTEPVLRAYDEGLESTIILPTVRSKQYMFATNSEITSIEELKGKAIFGGMPGSAPYSFVAAALEEAGLTVNDVEWINMEYGAALAALEQGTVAGAYFDGIYINKLKDINANILINTMDSETHKAIYGTEFYESQMVVVTKKFAEENPETVQKFVNAVMRAIKWQNEHTDEEIAEVVAPMFEGKDMVEIISILRDSLSTDGNYSREGFEAIERFCLEQGIISEPVGYDNIIDMTFVNNAKKALNMD